In Phlebotomus papatasi isolate M1 chromosome 1, Ppap_2.1, whole genome shotgun sequence, the following proteins share a genomic window:
- the LOC129810147 gene encoding ecdysone 20-monooxygenase isoform X1 → MTSVTSSKPLVTEMSVTLILIYIVAAFVLCLFFRNNLLHAIIKYKQLETSQVTNDKDIYNIPGPTRFPIVGTKWIYFWHYKLNQLHSVYKDLNRRYGRIVLEVGDGIPVVHLFAKQDIEKVLKYPSKYPFRPPSEIFVYHRKARADRYSSCGIVNEQGETWHKLRCGLTPNLTSPRILIGFLPILNEICDDFIELIKIKRNEDNIIVNFQELVNALGLEALCALLLGRRMGFLAENPSDQVKNLASAVKALFITQRDSFFGTGLWKYLPTKTWRDFVRSEDTIYETISSIVDKALDDEKREYNDLDVRNIFYSILSTPELDVKDKKSGIIDLMTAGVETLAHTLAFLLQHLSQNSTSQLQIADEFRNCPQILTMDNLAEAMYTKACIQESYRLSPTTFAIARVIEDTSVSLSGYNLRAGTFVLCHTMIACHSEENFRYANHFLPERWITAGKDNSRFNLRHSPNLVLPFGIGRRSCPGKRFVDMELTLLIAKIIRSFQVEYCSEFDATFEFLLAPKTPVNIRFCDRR, encoded by the exons CCTCTAGTAACAGAAATGTCTGTAACCTTGATCCTCATCTATATTGTGGCAGCATTTGTACTCTGTTTATTCTTCCGTAACAACCTCCTGCATGCTATCATCAAATACAAACAACTTGAAACGTCTCAGGTGACGAACGATAAGGATATCTACAACATTCCAG GACCCACAAGATTTCCAATTGTGGGCACAAAATGGATTTACTTTTGGCATTACAAACTGAACCAATTGCACAGCGTCTACAAAGATCTCAACCGCCGATACGGACGGATAGTCCTCGAGGTTGGAGATGGTATCCCAGTAGTTCATCTCTTTGCTAAGCAAGACATCGAAAAAGTCCTCAAATACCCCAGCAAATATCCCTTCCGTCCACCCTCGGAGATTTTTGTCTACCACCGTAAAGCGCGGGCGGACCGTTATTCATCCTGCGGGATAGTTAATGA acAAGGAGAAACATGGCACAAGCTCCGTTGCGGACTGACGCCCAACTTGACCTCTCCAAGGATTCTTATTGGATTCCTGCCAATTCTCAATGAAATATGCGACGACTTTATTGAGCTGATTAAGATCAAGCGAAATGAGGACAACATCATAGTGAATTTTCAGGAATTGGTCAATGCATTGGGTCTAGAGGCGCTCTGTGCCCTCCTTCTGGGTCGTCGGATGGGCTTTCTGGCGGAAAATCCCTCCGATCAGGTGAAAAATCTTGCCAGCGCTGTAAAGGCGCTGTTTATAACTCAGAGAGATTCCTTCTTTGGGACAGGGTTGTGGAAGTACCTACCAACAAAGACATGGAGGGACTTTGTGAGGAGCGAAGATACCATTTACGA AACAATATCTTCAATAGTGGACAAAGCGCTTGATGATGAAAAGCGCGAATACAATGATTTGGATGTGAGGAACATTTTCTACAGCATCCTCTCAACACCCGAATTGGATGTGAAGGATAAGAAGTCTGGGATCATTGACCTCATGACGGCCGGAGTGGAAACCCTTGCCCATACTCTTGCCTTCCTGCTGCAGCATCTCTCCCAGAACTCAACCAGTCAATTGCAGATTGCCGATGAATTCCGCAACTGCCCACAAATCCTAACAATGGACAATCTCGCCGAAGCGATGTACACTAAAGCCTGCATACAGGAATCTTATCGACTGTCACCCACCACATTTGCGATAGCCCGAGTCATCGAGGACACAAGTGTATCCTTGTCTGGGTATAACCTACGCGCCGGAACCTTTGTCCTCTGCCACACCATGATCGCCTGCCATTCCGAGGAGAACTTCAGGTATGCCAATCATTTCCTGCCCGAACGATGGATCACAGCAGGAAAGGACAATTCACGCTTCAATTTGCGACATTCACCCAATCTCGTCCTGCCCTTCGGCATCGGACGGAGATCATGTCCGGGAAAACGTTTTGTCGACATGGAGCTCACTCTACTCATTGCAAAG ATCATTAGATCCTTTCAAGTGGAATACTGCAGTGAATTTGACGCTACATTTGAGTTTCTTCTTGCACCAAAGACTCCTGTCAATATTCGTTTCTGCGATAGACGTTAA
- the LOC129810147 gene encoding ecdysone 20-monooxygenase isoform X2 gives MSVTLILIYIVAAFVLCLFFRNNLLHAIIKYKQLETSQVTNDKDIYNIPGPTRFPIVGTKWIYFWHYKLNQLHSVYKDLNRRYGRIVLEVGDGIPVVHLFAKQDIEKVLKYPSKYPFRPPSEIFVYHRKARADRYSSCGIVNEQGETWHKLRCGLTPNLTSPRILIGFLPILNEICDDFIELIKIKRNEDNIIVNFQELVNALGLEALCALLLGRRMGFLAENPSDQVKNLASAVKALFITQRDSFFGTGLWKYLPTKTWRDFVRSEDTIYETISSIVDKALDDEKREYNDLDVRNIFYSILSTPELDVKDKKSGIIDLMTAGVETLAHTLAFLLQHLSQNSTSQLQIADEFRNCPQILTMDNLAEAMYTKACIQESYRLSPTTFAIARVIEDTSVSLSGYNLRAGTFVLCHTMIACHSEENFRYANHFLPERWITAGKDNSRFNLRHSPNLVLPFGIGRRSCPGKRFVDMELTLLIAKIIRSFQVEYCSEFDATFEFLLAPKTPVNIRFCDRR, from the exons ATGTCTGTAACCTTGATCCTCATCTATATTGTGGCAGCATTTGTACTCTGTTTATTCTTCCGTAACAACCTCCTGCATGCTATCATCAAATACAAACAACTTGAAACGTCTCAGGTGACGAACGATAAGGATATCTACAACATTCCAG GACCCACAAGATTTCCAATTGTGGGCACAAAATGGATTTACTTTTGGCATTACAAACTGAACCAATTGCACAGCGTCTACAAAGATCTCAACCGCCGATACGGACGGATAGTCCTCGAGGTTGGAGATGGTATCCCAGTAGTTCATCTCTTTGCTAAGCAAGACATCGAAAAAGTCCTCAAATACCCCAGCAAATATCCCTTCCGTCCACCCTCGGAGATTTTTGTCTACCACCGTAAAGCGCGGGCGGACCGTTATTCATCCTGCGGGATAGTTAATGA acAAGGAGAAACATGGCACAAGCTCCGTTGCGGACTGACGCCCAACTTGACCTCTCCAAGGATTCTTATTGGATTCCTGCCAATTCTCAATGAAATATGCGACGACTTTATTGAGCTGATTAAGATCAAGCGAAATGAGGACAACATCATAGTGAATTTTCAGGAATTGGTCAATGCATTGGGTCTAGAGGCGCTCTGTGCCCTCCTTCTGGGTCGTCGGATGGGCTTTCTGGCGGAAAATCCCTCCGATCAGGTGAAAAATCTTGCCAGCGCTGTAAAGGCGCTGTTTATAACTCAGAGAGATTCCTTCTTTGGGACAGGGTTGTGGAAGTACCTACCAACAAAGACATGGAGGGACTTTGTGAGGAGCGAAGATACCATTTACGA AACAATATCTTCAATAGTGGACAAAGCGCTTGATGATGAAAAGCGCGAATACAATGATTTGGATGTGAGGAACATTTTCTACAGCATCCTCTCAACACCCGAATTGGATGTGAAGGATAAGAAGTCTGGGATCATTGACCTCATGACGGCCGGAGTGGAAACCCTTGCCCATACTCTTGCCTTCCTGCTGCAGCATCTCTCCCAGAACTCAACCAGTCAATTGCAGATTGCCGATGAATTCCGCAACTGCCCACAAATCCTAACAATGGACAATCTCGCCGAAGCGATGTACACTAAAGCCTGCATACAGGAATCTTATCGACTGTCACCCACCACATTTGCGATAGCCCGAGTCATCGAGGACACAAGTGTATCCTTGTCTGGGTATAACCTACGCGCCGGAACCTTTGTCCTCTGCCACACCATGATCGCCTGCCATTCCGAGGAGAACTTCAGGTATGCCAATCATTTCCTGCCCGAACGATGGATCACAGCAGGAAAGGACAATTCACGCTTCAATTTGCGACATTCACCCAATCTCGTCCTGCCCTTCGGCATCGGACGGAGATCATGTCCGGGAAAACGTTTTGTCGACATGGAGCTCACTCTACTCATTGCAAAG ATCATTAGATCCTTTCAAGTGGAATACTGCAGTGAATTTGACGCTACATTTGAGTTTCTTCTTGCACCAAAGACTCCTGTCAATATTCGTTTCTGCGATAGACGTTAA